In Streptomyces puniciscabiei, a single genomic region encodes these proteins:
- the pdhA gene encoding pyruvate dehydrogenase (acetyl-transferring) E1 component subunit alpha, translating into MTVMEQRGAYRPSPPPAWQPRMDPAPLLPDAEPYRVLGTEAAAKTDPDVLRRLYAQLVRGRRYNTQATALTKQGRLAVYPSSTGQEACEVAAALALEERDWLFPSYRDTLAVVARGVDPVEALTLLRGDWHSGYDPYAHRVAPLSTPLATQLPHAVGLAHAARLKGDDVVALAMVGDGGTSEGDFHEALNFAAVWQAPVVFLVQNNGFAISVPLAKQTAAPSLAHKAVGYGMPGRLVDGNDAAAVHEVLSDAVRHARAGGGPTLVEAVTYRIDAHTNADDATRYRGDAEVEAWRAHDPIQLLEHELTERGLLDEAGIEAARKEAEAMAASLRERMNRDPELDPMALFDHVYAETTAQLREQRALLRAELEAEQEHHGEQEGGVR; encoded by the coding sequence ATGACGGTCATGGAGCAGCGGGGCGCGTACCGGCCATCGCCGCCGCCCGCCTGGCAACCCCGTATGGACCCCGCGCCGCTGCTGCCCGACGCCGAGCCCTACCGCGTCCTTGGCACCGAGGCGGCCGCCAAGACCGACCCGGACGTGCTGCGCCGGCTCTACGCCCAGCTGGTGCGCGGCCGCCGCTACAACACGCAGGCCACCGCGCTCACCAAGCAGGGGCGCCTCGCCGTCTACCCCTCCAGCACCGGCCAGGAGGCCTGCGAGGTCGCCGCCGCCCTCGCCCTCGAAGAGCGCGACTGGCTCTTCCCCAGCTACCGCGACACCCTCGCCGTGGTCGCCAGGGGCGTGGACCCCGTGGAGGCCCTCACCCTGCTGCGCGGCGACTGGCACAGCGGCTACGACCCCTACGCCCACCGCGTGGCCCCCCTGAGCACCCCGCTGGCCACCCAGCTGCCGCACGCCGTCGGCCTCGCGCACGCCGCCCGCCTCAAGGGCGACGACGTGGTCGCGCTCGCCATGGTCGGCGACGGCGGCACCAGCGAGGGCGACTTCCACGAGGCGCTGAACTTCGCCGCCGTCTGGCAGGCACCGGTCGTCTTCCTCGTGCAGAACAACGGCTTCGCCATCTCCGTCCCGCTCGCCAAGCAGACCGCCGCGCCCTCCCTGGCCCACAAGGCCGTCGGATACGGCATGCCGGGCCGCCTGGTCGACGGCAACGACGCGGCGGCCGTCCACGAGGTCCTCAGCGACGCCGTACGGCACGCGCGCGCCGGCGGCGGCCCGACCCTGGTCGAAGCCGTGACGTACCGCATCGACGCCCACACCAACGCCGACGACGCCACCCGCTACCGAGGTGACGCCGAGGTCGAGGCCTGGCGCGCACACGACCCGATCCAGCTGCTGGAGCACGAGCTGACCGAGCGCGGGCTGCTCGACGAGGCCGGCATCGAGGCCGCACGGAAGGAAGCCGAGGCGATGGCCGCCTCCTTGCGCGAGCGCATGAACCGCGACCCCGAACTGGACCCCATGGCCCTCTTCGACCACGTCTACGCCGAGACGACCGCCCAGCTGCGCGAACAGCGTGCCCTGCTGCGGGCCGAGCTGGAAGCCGAGCAGGAGCACCACGGCGAGCAGGAAGGCGGCGTGCGATGA
- a CDS encoding Lrp/AsnC family transcriptional regulator gives MADGPQDGTALPASRPPDGAPLPPPRPLDAIDQDILKILQADGRASIRSVAERVHVSRANAYARINRLVEDGVIRGFSARVDHERAGHGTSAYVTLKIVQNTWRTVREQLRQLPGASHIALVGGDFDVLLLVHTPDNRALRELVLTRLQAIPEVLSTRTLLVFEEEDLEPEA, from the coding sequence ATGGCCGACGGGCCGCAGGACGGCACCGCGCTCCCAGCCTCGCGCCCGCCGGACGGCGCCCCGCTGCCGCCGCCTCGTCCGCTCGACGCCATCGATCAGGACATCCTGAAGATTCTCCAGGCGGACGGCCGTGCCTCGATACGGTCCGTCGCCGAACGCGTCCACGTCTCGCGCGCCAACGCCTATGCGCGCATCAACCGCCTGGTCGAGGACGGGGTGATCCGGGGCTTCAGCGCGCGCGTGGACCACGAGCGGGCGGGGCACGGCACATCGGCGTACGTCACGCTGAAGATCGTCCAGAACACCTGGCGGACGGTCCGCGAACAGCTCAGGCAGCTGCCCGGCGCCTCCCACATCGCGCTGGTGGGCGGCGACTTCGATGTTCTGCTGCTGGTGCACACCCCCGACAACCGGGCGCTGCGCGAGCTGGTGCTCACCCGGCTCCAGGCGATCCCCGAGGTGCTCAGCACCCGCACGCTGCTGGTGTTCGAGGAGGAGGACCTGGAGCCGGAGGCGTGA
- a CDS encoding TetR/AcrR family transcriptional regulator, translating into MTTAKRDTYTPETLLSVAVQVFNERGYDGTSMEHLSKAAGISKSSIYHHVSGKEELLRRAVSRALDGLFAILDEEHARVGRPVDRLEHVVRRMVEVLIGELPYVTLLLRVRGNTATERWALERRRDFDHRVAELLKAAAADGDVRGDVEVRLATRLVFGMINSIVEWYRPDPRGAGEREVADAVVQLVFAGLRRAA; encoded by the coding sequence ATGACCACGGCCAAACGCGACACCTACACGCCCGAGACGCTGCTCTCCGTGGCCGTCCAGGTGTTCAACGAGCGCGGCTACGACGGCACCTCCATGGAGCACCTGTCCAAGGCGGCAGGCATCTCCAAGTCGTCGATCTACCACCACGTCAGCGGCAAGGAGGAGCTGCTGCGCCGGGCCGTCAGCCGCGCCCTGGACGGCCTGTTCGCCATCCTGGACGAGGAGCACGCACGCGTGGGGCGGCCCGTCGACCGGCTGGAGCACGTCGTACGGCGCATGGTCGAGGTGCTCATAGGCGAGCTGCCGTACGTGACGCTGCTGCTGCGGGTGCGCGGCAACACCGCCACCGAGCGGTGGGCACTGGAACGGCGGCGCGACTTCGACCACCGGGTCGCGGAACTGCTGAAGGCCGCGGCGGCCGACGGGGACGTACGCGGCGACGTCGAGGTCCGGCTGGCCACCCGGCTGGTCTTCGGAATGATCAACTCGATCGTGGAGTGGTACCGGCCGGACCCGAGGGGCGCAGGCGAACGCGAGGTCGCCGACGCGGTGGTCCAGCTGGTCTTCGCGGGACTGCGCAGGGCCGCCTAG
- a CDS encoding 3-hydroxyacyl-CoA dehydrogenase, with translation MTALDLSSPVAVVGTGTMGQGIAQVALVAGHPVRLYDAVAGRARDAAATIGARLDRLVEKGRLAAADRDAARARLKPAEQLSELADCTLVVEAVLERLDVKQQLFRELEDIVAEDCLLATNTSSLSVTAIGGALRRPGRFVGLHFFNPAPLMPLVEVVSGFATDVTSATRAYETARVWGKTPVACADTPGFIVNRIARPFYAEAFAVYEAQAADPATIDAVLRECGGFRMGAFELTDLIGQDVNESVTHSVWQSFFQDVRFTPSLAQRRLVESGRLGRKTGHGWYDHAEGAEGPEPHTADKEQPPAHVVAEGGLGPAAELLTLIREAGIQVREEDEDNGTRLVLPSGGQLVLADGQTSIEFRDVIYFDLALDYRTATRIALSTSQDTSPQTLAEAIGLFQALGKDVSVIGDVPGMIVARTVARIIDLAHDAVAKGVATEEDIDTAMRLGVNYPLGPFEWDRRLGREFAFDVLDEMHERDPSGRYAPSLALYRHAYAIEDKREGTS, from the coding sequence ATGACAGCACTCGACCTCAGCAGCCCTGTGGCCGTCGTCGGCACCGGCACCATGGGCCAGGGCATCGCCCAGGTCGCACTGGTCGCCGGCCATCCCGTGCGGCTGTACGACGCCGTCGCCGGGCGGGCCAGGGACGCGGCGGCGACGATCGGCGCCCGCCTCGACCGGCTCGTGGAGAAGGGCAGGCTCGCCGCCGCCGACCGGGACGCGGCCCGCGCCCGTCTCAAGCCCGCGGAGCAGCTCTCGGAGCTGGCTGACTGCACGCTGGTCGTCGAGGCCGTCCTGGAACGGCTGGACGTCAAACAGCAGCTCTTCCGCGAGCTGGAGGACATCGTCGCCGAGGACTGCCTGCTCGCCACCAACACGTCCTCGCTGTCGGTGACGGCCATCGGCGGTGCCCTGCGCCGGCCCGGCCGCTTCGTGGGCCTGCACTTCTTCAACCCGGCACCGCTCATGCCGCTGGTCGAGGTCGTCTCCGGGTTCGCCACCGACGTCACGTCGGCCACGCGCGCGTACGAGACCGCCCGCGTCTGGGGCAAGACCCCGGTGGCCTGCGCCGACACCCCGGGTTTCATCGTCAACCGGATCGCCCGGCCGTTCTACGCCGAGGCCTTCGCGGTCTACGAGGCCCAGGCCGCCGACCCGGCCACCATCGACGCGGTCCTGCGCGAGTGCGGCGGCTTCAGGATGGGCGCCTTCGAGCTGACCGACCTGATCGGACAGGACGTCAACGAGTCCGTCACCCACTCGGTGTGGCAGTCCTTCTTCCAGGACGTGCGCTTCACGCCCTCCCTCGCCCAGCGCCGGCTGGTGGAGTCCGGCCGCCTGGGCCGCAAGACCGGCCACGGCTGGTACGACCACGCCGAGGGCGCCGAGGGCCCCGAGCCGCACACCGCCGACAAGGAACAGCCGCCCGCCCACGTCGTCGCCGAGGGCGGCCTCGGCCCCGCGGCCGAGCTGCTCACCCTGATCCGCGAGGCGGGCATCCAGGTCCGCGAGGAGGACGAGGACAACGGCACCCGCCTGGTGCTGCCCAGCGGCGGCCAGCTGGTGCTCGCCGACGGCCAGACGTCCATCGAGTTCCGCGACGTCATCTACTTCGACCTCGCCCTCGACTACCGCACCGCCACCCGCATCGCCCTGTCCACCTCCCAGGACACCTCGCCGCAGACCCTCGCCGAGGCCATCGGCCTCTTCCAGGCCCTCGGCAAGGACGTCAGCGTCATCGGCGACGTCCCCGGCATGATCGTCGCGCGCACGGTCGCGAGGATCATCGACCTCGCGCACGACGCCGTCGCCAAGGGCGTCGCCACCGAGGAGGACATCGACACGGCGATGCGCCTCGGGGTGAACTACCCCCTCGGCCCCTTCGAGTGGGACCGCAGGCTCGGCCGCGAGTTCGCCTTCGACGTCCTGGACGAGATGCACGAGCGCGATCCCTCCGGACGCTACGCGCCCTCCCTCGCGCTCTACCGCCACGCGTACGCCATCGAGGACAAGCGGGAGGGCACGTCATGA
- the paaN gene encoding phenylacetic acid degradation protein PaaN — protein sequence MAAELTAHELIAKHRPTLDQALEAIRTRAYWSPHPEHPKAYGENGSLDAAAGKAAFDALLNTRLDLGQPGTDDWVGGEVSPYGIELGISYPHADVDVLIPAMRAGQRAWRDAGAETRALVCVEILKRISDRTHEFAHAVMHTSGQAFMMAFQAGGPHAQDRGLEAVAYAYAEQVRTPGTAEWTKPQGKRDPLALTKQFTPVPRGLALLIGCNTFPTWNGYPGLFASLATGNAVLVKPHPRAVLPLALTVQIARQVLAETGFDPNLVALAAERPGEGIAKTLATRPEVRIIDYTGSTSFGDWLEANARQAQVYTEKAGVNTVIVHSTDSYKGMLSNLAFSLSLYSGQMCTTPQNLLIPRDGIRTDEGPKTFDEVTADLARAVDGLLGDDARANALLGAIVNPDVKARLEAAAGLGEVALASREISNPEFPGAVVRTPVIVKLDGAKPDDEAAYMSECFGPVSFAVAVDSVNDAVELLRRTVREKGAMTVGAYTTDSEVERSIEEVCLEEAAQLSLNLTGGVYVNQTAAFSDFHGSGGNPAANAALCDGAFVANRFRVVEVRREV from the coding sequence ATGGCCGCCGAACTGACCGCTCACGAGCTGATCGCCAAGCACCGGCCCACGCTCGACCAGGCGCTGGAAGCGATCCGCACGCGCGCGTACTGGTCACCGCACCCCGAGCACCCGAAGGCCTACGGCGAGAACGGCAGCCTGGACGCGGCGGCGGGCAAGGCCGCCTTCGACGCCCTGCTGAACACCCGCCTCGACCTCGGCCAGCCCGGCACCGACGACTGGGTGGGCGGCGAGGTCTCTCCCTACGGCATCGAGCTGGGCATCAGTTACCCGCACGCGGACGTGGACGTGCTGATCCCCGCGATGAGGGCCGGGCAGCGGGCCTGGCGGGACGCGGGCGCGGAGACCCGGGCACTGGTCTGTGTGGAGATCCTCAAGCGGATCAGCGACCGCACGCACGAGTTCGCGCACGCCGTCATGCACACCAGCGGCCAGGCCTTCATGATGGCGTTCCAGGCCGGCGGCCCGCACGCGCAGGACCGCGGCCTGGAGGCGGTGGCGTACGCGTACGCGGAGCAGGTCCGCACGCCCGGGACGGCCGAGTGGACCAAGCCGCAGGGCAAGCGTGACCCGCTGGCCCTCACCAAGCAGTTCACGCCGGTCCCGCGCGGCCTCGCCCTGCTCATCGGCTGCAACACCTTCCCGACGTGGAACGGCTATCCGGGCCTGTTCGCCTCCCTCGCCACGGGCAACGCGGTCCTGGTCAAGCCCCACCCGCGCGCGGTACTGCCGCTCGCGCTCACCGTGCAGATCGCGCGCCAGGTGCTCGCCGAGACGGGCTTCGACCCGAACCTGGTGGCGCTGGCCGCCGAGCGCCCCGGCGAGGGCATCGCCAAGACCCTCGCCACCCGCCCCGAGGTCCGGATCATCGACTACACCGGGTCGACGTCCTTCGGTGACTGGCTGGAGGCCAACGCCCGCCAGGCGCAGGTCTACACCGAGAAGGCCGGCGTCAACACGGTGATCGTGCACTCCACCGACAGCTACAAGGGCATGCTGTCCAACCTGGCGTTCTCGCTGTCGCTGTACAGCGGCCAGATGTGCACCACCCCGCAGAACCTGCTCATCCCCCGGGACGGCATCCGCACCGACGAGGGCCCCAAGACCTTCGACGAGGTCACCGCCGACCTCGCCCGCGCGGTCGACGGCCTGCTCGGCGACGACGCCCGCGCGAACGCGCTGCTGGGCGCGATCGTCAACCCGGACGTCAAGGCCCGCCTGGAGGCCGCCGCCGGCCTCGGCGAAGTGGCCCTCGCCTCCCGGGAGATCAGCAACCCGGAGTTCCCGGGCGCGGTCGTGCGCACCCCGGTCATCGTCAAGCTGGACGGCGCCAAGCCGGACGACGAGGCCGCCTACATGAGCGAGTGCTTCGGCCCCGTCTCCTTCGCCGTGGCGGTCGACTCGGTGAACGACGCGGTGGAGTTGCTGCGCCGCACGGTCCGCGAGAAGGGCGCGATGACGGTCGGTGCCTACACCACCGACAGCGAGGTGGAGCGGTCGATCGAGGAGGTGTGCCTGGAGGAGGCCGCCCAGCTGTCGCTCAACCTGACCGGCGGGGTGTATGTGAACCAGACCGCCGCGTTCTCCGACTTCCACGGCTCGGGCGGCAACCCGGCGGCGAACGCCGCGCTGTGCGACGGGGCGTTCGTCGCGAACCGGTTCCGGGTGGTCGAGGTGCGCCGGGAGGTCTAG
- a CDS encoding TrmH family RNA methyltransferase, with translation MTDALTRWREHADGAVLLDGFHALKHALRFDAEVPVAVTTDRDAALALAGELAGDVRDALDTLLTEVSAETYASLVPRPHPTGVAALAVRPSREANLRRLAHTPRTAPVVVLDNPRNLGNAGAVIRLAAGFGATGVVTTGTLDPWHPTVVRGGAGLHFATAVERLGVEELPAGPLFALDPEGDDIRGVKLPDDAVLAFGSERSGLSAQLRARADHLLSLPMRPQVSSYNLATSVAMTLYHWSATGGGPGTS, from the coding sequence ATGACCGATGCGCTGACCCGCTGGCGCGAACACGCCGATGGCGCCGTGCTGCTCGACGGCTTCCACGCCCTCAAGCACGCGCTGCGCTTCGACGCCGAGGTCCCGGTGGCCGTCACCACCGACCGGGATGCCGCGCTCGCCCTCGCCGGAGAACTGGCCGGGGACGTACGGGACGCGCTGGACACGCTGCTCACCGAGGTGTCCGCGGAGACGTACGCCTCGCTGGTCCCGCGGCCCCACCCGACCGGCGTGGCCGCGCTCGCCGTACGGCCGTCCCGCGAGGCCAACCTGCGCAGGCTCGCCCACACGCCCCGCACCGCGCCCGTCGTGGTCCTGGACAACCCGCGCAACCTCGGCAACGCCGGTGCCGTGATCCGGCTGGCCGCCGGTTTCGGGGCGACCGGGGTGGTCACCACGGGCACCCTCGACCCCTGGCATCCCACCGTGGTGCGCGGCGGCGCCGGACTGCACTTCGCGACGGCCGTGGAGCGGCTCGGCGTAGAGGAGCTGCCGGCGGGGCCGCTGTTCGCGCTGGACCCCGAGGGCGACGACATCCGGGGCGTGAAGCTCCCGGACGACGCCGTCCTCGCCTTCGGCTCCGAGCGCAGCGGTCTGTCTGCGCAGCTACGCGCGCGTGCCGACCATCTGCTGTCCCTGCCGATGCGCCCCCAGGTCTCCAGCTACAACCTCGCCACCAGCGTGGCGATGACGCTGTACCACTGGAGCGCCACCGGGGGCGGACCCGGCACTTCCTAG
- a CDS encoding HTTM domain-containing protein: MNRLSLTLSRGIAKVTESALGPYQSAVIRIGFAGTWLLFLLREFPHRQELYGPAGPWAWNLAKELTADNHAFTALLWSDGQLWFECFYLLAILAGAALLLGWRTRTASVLFMVGVLSLQNRSVFVGDGGDNVLHLMSFYLVFTRCGQVWSLDARRAARAQAARARGERVLADRVGPVLWVVSGLALLMAAFTGRFDNGWLIPALLWTAWVTLGLWWAAGRWTKSQQPRILLDVVANVLHNGALFVIMAEACLIYATAGWYKIQGSRWQDGTAVYYPLHLDYFSPWPGLADLMSSSGTIMMAVAYGTVMVQVAFPFTLVNRRVKNVLLVLMMTEHAVIAVVLGLPFFSLAMITADAVFLPTPFLRRLGALVARARGRLVRHEAARTVPAPRSPEESSEDSARDRSGSPRASAAERGGGFTA; encoded by the coding sequence GTGAACAGGCTCTCCCTGACTCTCTCGCGCGGTATCGCCAAGGTCACCGAGTCGGCTCTCGGGCCGTACCAGAGCGCCGTGATCCGCATCGGGTTCGCCGGGACCTGGCTGCTGTTCCTGCTGCGCGAGTTCCCGCACCGCCAGGAGCTGTACGGCCCGGCCGGCCCCTGGGCCTGGAACCTCGCCAAGGAGCTGACCGCCGACAACCACGCCTTCACCGCTCTGCTGTGGTCCGACGGGCAACTGTGGTTCGAGTGCTTCTATCTGCTGGCGATCCTGGCCGGCGCGGCGCTGCTGCTCGGCTGGCGCACCCGGACGGCGTCCGTTCTGTTCATGGTGGGGGTGCTGTCGCTGCAGAACCGCAGCGTCTTCGTGGGCGACGGCGGCGACAACGTCCTGCACCTGATGTCCTTCTACCTCGTCTTCACACGCTGTGGCCAGGTGTGGTCCCTGGACGCGCGCCGGGCTGCGCGCGCGCAGGCCGCACGCGCGCGTGGCGAGCGGGTCCTGGCCGACCGGGTGGGCCCGGTCCTGTGGGTGGTGTCCGGTCTGGCGCTGCTCATGGCGGCGTTCACCGGCCGGTTCGACAACGGCTGGCTGATCCCCGCGCTGCTGTGGACGGCCTGGGTGACGCTCGGCCTGTGGTGGGCCGCCGGCCGCTGGACGAAGTCGCAGCAGCCGCGGATCCTGCTGGACGTCGTCGCCAACGTCCTGCACAACGGCGCCCTGTTCGTGATCATGGCGGAGGCCTGCCTGATCTACGCGACGGCCGGCTGGTACAAGATCCAGGGCTCGCGCTGGCAGGACGGCACCGCCGTCTACTACCCACTCCACCTGGACTACTTCTCCCCCTGGCCCGGGCTCGCCGACCTGATGTCCTCCAGCGGGACGATCATGATGGCCGTCGCCTACGGTACGGTCATGGTGCAGGTCGCCTTCCCGTTCACCCTGGTCAACCGGCGGGTCAAGAACGTCCTGCTGGTGCTGATGATGACCGAGCACGCGGTCATCGCGGTCGTGCTCGGCCTGCCGTTCTTCTCGCTGGCGATGATCACCGCGGACGCGGTCTTCCTGCCGACGCCGTTCCTGCGCCGGCTGGGTGCGCTGGTCGCACGCGCGCGTGGGCGGCTCGTCCGGCATGAGGCCGCCCGTACGGTGCCCGCGCCCCGTTCGCCCGAGGAGAGCTCCGAGGACAGCGCGCGGGACCGATCCGGGTCCCCCCGCGCGAGCGCAGCCGAGCGCGGAGGAGGCTTCACCGCATGA
- a CDS encoding DUF5819 family protein, whose product MDAYDEDPGARPDPGGSARARPEDSPTDVDSPANIASRADRESSAGGGFRAGAAESSAGTDSRAGAAAAGGAGRAASGADAPVPRTGVAALSPRYQVAAALALAVVGVAACVHLLMVFLSLAPANTVTKQHGKAVEDWVFPEFEQNWKLFAPNPLQQNIAVQVRAVVRAKDGGLRTTGWTDLSAQDGAAIDGNLVPSHAQQNELRRSWDFFTATHSADNRPVGMRGSLSEQYLRRIVVMRLYRTYPADRDGVIQRVQIRSSTTNVQPPGWSRERVSDQPVYRVLPWWTVTADEAAGGVR is encoded by the coding sequence GAGGACCCGGGGGCCCGACCCGACCCCGGCGGGTCGGCCCGAGCGCGTCCGGAGGACTCCCCGACCGACGTGGACTCCCCGGCCAACATAGCTTCCCGGGCCGACAGGGAGTCTTCGGCCGGTGGCGGCTTCCGGGCCGGGGCCGCGGAGTCTTCGGCCGGCACGGACTCCCGTGCGGGGGCGGCTGCCGCCGGCGGTGCGGGGCGCGCAGCCTCCGGAGCCGACGCCCCCGTGCCCCGTACCGGTGTGGCCGCCCTCTCCCCCCGCTACCAGGTCGCCGCGGCGCTGGCGCTCGCGGTCGTCGGTGTCGCCGCCTGTGTGCATCTGCTGATGGTGTTCCTCAGCCTCGCCCCCGCGAACACGGTGACCAAGCAGCACGGCAAGGCCGTCGAGGACTGGGTCTTCCCGGAGTTCGAGCAGAACTGGAAGCTGTTCGCGCCCAACCCGCTGCAGCAGAACATCGCCGTCCAGGTCCGCGCCGTGGTGCGGGCGAAGGACGGTGGACTGCGCACCACCGGGTGGACCGACCTCTCCGCCCAGGACGGTGCCGCGATCGACGGCAACCTGGTGCCGAGCCACGCCCAGCAGAACGAGCTGCGCCGCTCCTGGGACTTCTTCACCGCCACGCACAGCGCCGACAACCGCCCGGTGGGCATGCGCGGCTCCCTCTCCGAGCAGTACCTGCGCCGGATCGTGGTCATGCGCCTGTACCGGACCTATCCGGCCGACCGCGACGGCGTCATACAGCGCGTGCAGATCCGGTCCAGCACCACCAATGTGCAGCCGCCCGGGTGGAGCCGTGAGCGCGTGTCCGACCAGCCCGTCTACCGCGTGCTGCCCTGGTGGACCGTGACGGCGGACGAGGCAGCGGGAGGTGTGCGGTGA